Part of the Candidatus Hydrogenedens sp. genome, AGGTAAATCTTTGTTCGTAGCAGACAATACCCGCACATCTACCCGAATATCTGAATTACCACCAACCCGTCTGAAGGTTCCAGTTTCAATAGCACGAAGGAGTCGTGCCTGATGATTTAAACTGAGGTCACCAACTTCATCGAGGAATAATGTTCCATTATTGGCTTCTTCCATCAATCCTATTTTAGTAGCATGTGCACCTGTAAATGCACCTTTTTCATGTCCAAAAAGTTCACTTTCAAAAAGTTCTTCTGGAATGGCTGCACAATTAACAATTACCAATTTTTTCTGGGAACGATAAGAAAGATTATGGATAAGACGAGCAACCAGTTCTTTGCCTGTACCGGTTTCGCCCAAAATCAGAACACAAAGGTCAGAATGGGCACAATCGCGAGCAAGAGCGCGAACTTTTTGTATGGCTTTACTATCCCCTATTAACGGGTCGAAATTTATCCCTCCGGAAATTAATCGTTGATTTTCCCATTCTAATTGCTGCATCCGTTCTGCAGCACGAAGATATGGTGCTAATGTATGTGCCATTGCTAACAAATACTCCAAATCGGCTTCTTCATAAAACCGATGGGGTGTATCTGCCATCATTACCAGGGCTCCAATCACCTCTTTACCAAGGGCTATAGGGGCAATGACGGTATTGCGAATAACAGTTTCTCCATTCTTATAAAACCTTTCGGGATATAGTACCCCCCGAGGCATCTCTCGAATTTGAGATAAAAGTTGTATTAATTGTGGAGTTGATGTTATGGCTTGGGTCGCACTTTTGGGGTAAATATAATTCTGAGAGGGGTCTTGTGTAAATTGAATTAAACAGAAAATATTCGGATTAAATCGCTCCTGAATCACTTTCAACGCATGATTAATAATATCTTCTACCTTATACAACTGGCTTAATTGACGGGCAAGCAAAAAAAGCCCCGCCAGTTCTTCCGCCGTTCGAGGGTTCCCTGTTTCAAATAAGTTTTGAGGAGACCCTTCAATAAAGACAGGTGCTCCTATTTTTATGGGCCGTGTTGCTCGAAGCTTTTTTGTCTCATCCCCAGTCACACTACCTTCTGGAATTACTGTCCCTACGGAAAAAACAATACTCCCAACTCCTATATCATCTCCAGGACGAAGCACCTTTTCTTTTATAGGATGTCCATTTACAAATGTTGAATTGCTACTTCCCAAATCGCGAATAATTAGCTCGTCGTCTGAAATAAACAATTGGCAATGATGTCGAGAAATAAGAGGGTCATCAATAATAATTGAACATGTTGGGTCTCGCCCTATATTTAATTCTCCATCTTCAGGGATGACCCAGGCATTGCCTTTTATATACCCGGAACGAGCCGTAATTATAAACCTTAATTTTTTCTCATTTCCTCTATATGACATTTTTCATTTCCTCTATTCAATAGAATACAACAATAAAAACAAAATTTCAATTTTTTATTTTTCCCAAATTGGGAAATATTGAATTCCCAAAATGGGAAAACAAGTTCATGTTTCCAATTTTAAGAATTTATAATTTTCACATAAGATACTGATTATAAATATATTACAATTGTAATATGATTATGGCATATATATTGCTACATATAAAATACAACAATTGAATAAAGTAAGCGGGACTCCTGAGGAAGGAGTGGAGTTCTAATTTAATAATAAAGAGCCCGCTGGAACAAGTAAAATTTAACAAGGGCTGCGGCTTGCTCCCCAGTGGGCTCTTATCATAGTTTTTGGCTTCTTAAATCCCTCCCTTCCTTTCATTAAACTACCGCTTCCAAAACAAACCAAATCTCATCTTCCCTTACATTTCGCTCCCCAAAAGAGGGTAGTGCAGAGGGTATAAAATATACCCTTGCCGTCGGTTCTTTCGAACCGACGGCACTTTTTTTTATTAAAACTCCATATTATTTATATTATATACTCTTTTAATTACATTTCCTCCTAAATAACCTATCTATAATTCTATAGTTCATAAGTTATTACATTCTATAATGTAATTAAAACTGTATTTACTACAAAAAATTATCTCTATTTTTTACTCATATTAAAGAAACATAGAAATTTTTCAAAATTTTTATTTGTTAGGATAGATTTAATAAATTAATTTATTTTAATTTTTAATCTTGTATATTAAATTTTTTAAATAAAAAGTAGATTTTTGAAAAAATATGTTATAATTATAACAAGTAATTTGCATCAGGGTTGTGTGTTTTTTAATTTTAACTAAAAAAAGAAAGGGTTAGAAATGAAAAACAAAATTTTTAAATGTGGAATGGGTTTACATTATATATTTTTTTGTGTTATGCTGCTCGTTTTTTCTTCGCCACTTACTTATGCCGCCCCTATTCCAATTTCAACATTAAATGGCTTGAAAAACATAGGTGTTTCAACACCATTAAATGCCGATTATATTTTAACTGCTGATATAGATGCTTCTGAAACAAGATTCTGGCCTGGAGGTTTTGACCCTATCGGGGATGACACTCATCATTTTACGGGTTCTTTTAATGGTAATGGACACATAATCTATGACCTTTACATAGCCAGACCTACTGAAAAATATGTTGGATTATTTAGTTATATAGAGGGAGGCTCCATCAAAGATTTAAAATTATACAATGTAGATATAAGTGGTATGACTATAGTTGGAGGTGTAGCAGGGACTATAGAAGGTACTGACATCAAAGGTTGCATAGTTCACGGTCAGATACAGGCATCTTCAGTATGTGGAGGTATAGTAGGGAGTATCACATCCTCGTCCAGTGATATGTCAATAAGCATGTGCTATACATTAGGTTCGCTTA contains:
- a CDS encoding sigma 54-interacting transcriptional regulator, translating into MSYRGNEKKLRFIITARSGYIKGNAWVIPEDGELNIGRDPTCSIIIDDPLISRHHCQLFISDDELIIRDLGSSNSTFVNGHPIKEKVLRPGDDIGVGSIVFSVGTVIPEGSVTGDETKKLRATRPIKIGAPVFIEGSPQNLFETGNPRTAEELAGLFLLARQLSQLYKVEDIINHALKVIQERFNPNIFCLIQFTQDPSQNYIYPKSATQAITSTPQLIQLLSQIREMPRGVLYPERFYKNGETVIRNTVIAPIALGKEVIGALVMMADTPHRFYEEADLEYLLAMAHTLAPYLRAAERMQQLEWENQRLISGGINFDPLIGDSKAIQKVRALARDCAHSDLCVLILGETGTGKELVARLIHNLSYRSQKKLVIVNCAAIPEELFESELFGHEKGAFTGAHATKIGLMEEANNGTLFLDEVGDLSLNHQARLLRAIETGTFRRVGGNSDIRVDVRVLSATNKDLPSEVSAGRFRRDLFHRLNAFVISIPPLRERIEDIALLADYFLQQVRRKYPVRATRFSSQALKWLENQPWHGNVRELRNLIERASIVAKNEEIQLQDLVTELSVYTPEKFPTLEELEKNHIIKALQQTQGNVVSAAEMLGIGKSTLYRKIAEYQINPSIYLNMK